A window of Sphingorhabdus lacus contains these coding sequences:
- a CDS encoding translocation/assembly module TamB domain-containing protein, with product MTLGRRLAIGAAALLGVLLAVLFGAYVWLDTQSGRAFVARQVAGVALENGLNIRIGKIDGSIYGGAVLRDVQFRDPKGAFARSPEIRLDWHPFAYLTGVVDVDALTARELNVARMPAFNVVPDRGDPLLPDLDIRIDRLRVDRIVFAKTITGEEQVATFDGKARIADRRAVVEATAGSAQGDRLALKLDAVPDDNRFDVDLKIDAPAKGLVAGLMGREVPVQAALQGRGSWQKWDGRLTASMGAEQVADVALTARDGTFTAKGETAPAKVMADSLIVRGLSPVALVDLSASFDQRVADIKGSVRSSSAVLGASGLVDLGQGAFDDLALDIQLLRPAIIGSNVSGTNVRGKALLNGAFAAPTVAYSATATRLAFDRTTFEDVRVTGEAQGSEDRFLIPVNAVARRVTGINQIAGGLLTNVKMNGDIAIANGRLLSDNMKIRSDRINATALIVGDIGKGFYTGALNGKVDGFEVSSVGLFNVVADVDLETTLGRGYALVGTVKARSTKLFSSGVQKFLGGQMFVNAGIRYGTDGVLRITRASVVAPQFRLNSGNGTYVTEGGRVVFNGAGYSNQYGPVAVQLTGTFERPVARVTASRPGFGVGLSNVVGLVTRSAKGYAITLTGATDYGPISGDIDVLSGDGPLTIDILRGDFAGIGLTGRVQQAASGPFLGTLNGAGAGFDGTIALSAEGQYQRAVVDAVANNAKLTGGEQTLAIGRGIVKADIILYDSPQIVADVQVQNALLNDIELAAARAKVDYRGGTGTAKILAEGRSQVPFRIAANADLTPELWRIAAKGRANSIDFSTEGPLRIVPKGDEYEIKLSTIRVANGTVKLAGSYGDGLELQSRLENVNIAVINPFLPGLGIRGRATGSIDWSQASLTAFPRADARLEIKRFVRTNLGSRSQPVDISLVGRLLPDGGNARAIIRRLGAAVGRMQIDLTPLPPGNASWTERLLAAPLSGGIRYNGPADTLFSLAALADQSLEGNIGVAADFSGRVQTPRLTGVVRANDLIYENDVYGTRLTKLRVRGLFTNDQLEVTELSAVAGKGTVTGKGFVNLSSEKGFPLQLDLDLNQARVARSELISTTATGQISVTNTPDGDALISGTLRLPETRFKIIRQGAASVATLTGVRRKAASGRPRVSGDADPISTLPSNWKLDIKLTAPDELYVSGMGLESEWGANLRVTGTSNAPRMSGEMELVRGTLGFAGRSFELENGRISFNGGPATNPSIRIAAASEVDGTTVRVNIRGTGQNPDISFSSTPALPQDEIMARILFGNSIGELSAIQAVQLAASLNNLRGGSGGLNPLSVLQSATGLNRLRILGADQATGREMAVAFGQYITNDVYVEIVTDARGYTATQLEISLTPALSVLSQIGTTGTSNVNVRYKKDY from the coding sequence TTGACGCTCGGCAGGCGCCTTGCCATAGGGGCAGCCGCCCTGTTGGGCGTGCTGCTGGCCGTGCTCTTTGGCGCTTATGTCTGGCTGGATACGCAGTCAGGCCGTGCTTTCGTCGCGCGGCAGGTGGCTGGCGTTGCGCTTGAAAACGGGTTGAACATCCGGATCGGGAAGATTGACGGATCTATTTATGGCGGCGCGGTGCTGCGCGATGTGCAATTTCGCGACCCCAAGGGTGCCTTTGCGCGGTCCCCCGAAATTCGGCTCGACTGGCATCCCTTCGCCTATCTGACGGGCGTCGTTGATGTCGATGCGCTGACCGCGCGCGAACTGAATGTGGCGCGGATGCCGGCGTTCAATGTCGTGCCCGACCGGGGCGATCCGTTGCTGCCCGATCTCGATATCCGGATCGACAGGTTGCGGGTGGACCGCATTGTTTTTGCCAAGACCATTACCGGCGAAGAACAGGTCGCGACCTTTGACGGCAAGGCGCGGATTGCCGACCGGCGTGCGGTGGTCGAGGCGACCGCAGGATCGGCGCAGGGCGACAGACTGGCACTCAAGCTGGATGCCGTGCCGGACGACAACCGCTTTGATGTCGATCTGAAAATTGATGCCCCTGCCAAGGGTCTGGTTGCCGGACTGATGGGGCGCGAGGTGCCGGTGCAGGCCGCGCTGCAAGGGCGCGGAAGCTGGCAGAAATGGGATGGCCGCCTGACCGCCAGCATGGGCGCGGAACAGGTGGCGGATGTTGCATTGACCGCGCGGGACGGGACCTTCACGGCCAAGGGCGAAACGGCCCCCGCCAAGGTGATGGCGGACAGCCTGATCGTGCGCGGGTTGTCGCCCGTTGCCCTGGTCGATCTGTCGGCCTCCTTCGACCAGCGTGTTGCGGATATCAAAGGCAGCGTGCGCTCGTCCTCCGCCGTGCTGGGTGCCAGCGGGCTGGTGGATCTGGGGCAGGGGGCGTTTGACGATCTGGCGCTGGATATCCAGCTGCTGCGTCCCGCGATTATCGGCAGCAATGTCAGCGGCACCAATGTGCGGGGGAAAGCCCTGCTGAACGGGGCCTTTGCCGCGCCGACGGTGGCCTATTCGGCCACGGCGACACGGCTCGCCTTCGACCGGACGACCTTCGAAGATGTGCGCGTCACCGGCGAGGCGCAGGGCAGCGAAGACCGGTTCCTCATCCCGGTCAATGCCGTTGCGCGGCGCGTGACGGGCATCAACCAGATTGCGGGCGGGCTGCTGACCAATGTCAAAATGAATGGCGACATCGCCATCGCCAACGGCCGCCTGCTGTCCGACAATATGAAAATCCGGTCCGACCGGATCAATGCGACCGCGCTGATCGTTGGGGACATAGGCAAGGGTTTCTACACCGGCGCGCTGAACGGCAAGGTGGACGGGTTTGAAGTGAGCTCGGTCGGGCTGTTCAATGTGGTCGCCGATGTCGATCTCGAAACCACCTTGGGGCGCGGCTATGCGCTGGTCGGCACGGTCAAGGCGCGGTCGACCAAATTGTTCAGCTCCGGCGTGCAGAAATTCCTTGGCGGGCAGATGTTCGTCAATGCGGGCATCCGCTACGGCACTGACGGCGTGCTGCGCATCACACGGGCAAGCGTGGTCGCGCCGCAATTCCGGTTGAACAGCGGCAACGGGACCTATGTGACCGAGGGTGGCCGCGTTGTGTTCAACGGTGCGGGCTATTCCAACCAATATGGTCCTGTGGCGGTGCAACTGACCGGCACATTCGAGCGCCCCGTCGCCCGCGTCACCGCGTCGCGACCGGGCTTTGGCGTTGGCCTGTCCAATGTGGTCGGGCTGGTGACCCGCAGTGCGAAAGGCTATGCTATCACGCTGACCGGCGCGACCGACTATGGGCCGATCAGCGGGGATATCGACGTGCTGTCGGGCGACGGACCGCTCACCATCGACATATTGCGCGGCGACTTTGCCGGGATCGGCCTGACCGGCCGGGTGCAGCAGGCGGCCTCTGGTCCGTTCCTGGGGACGCTGAACGGTGCGGGCGCAGGCTTTGACGGCACCATCGCGCTGTCGGCTGAGGGCCAGTACCAGCGCGCGGTCGTCGATGCGGTCGCGAACAATGCCAAGCTGACCGGCGGGGAGCAGACGCTCGCTATCGGGCGCGGCATCGTGAAGGCCGACATCATACTCTACGACAGCCCGCAGATCGTCGCCGATGTGCAGGTCCAAAATGCGTTGCTCAACGATATAGAACTGGCCGCGGCGCGGGCGAAGGTCGACTATCGCGGCGGTACCGGCACCGCCAAGATCCTCGCCGAAGGACGCAGCCAGGTGCCCTTCCGCATCGCCGCCAACGCCGACCTGACGCCCGAACTATGGCGCATCGCGGCGAAGGGCCGGGCCAACAGCATCGATTTTTCGACCGAAGGCCCCTTACGCATCGTTCCCAAGGGCGATGAATATGAAATCAAGCTGTCCACCATCCGCGTCGCCAACGGCACGGTAAAGCTTGCCGGTAGCTATGGCGACGGGCTGGAACTGCAATCGCGGCTCGAAAATGTGAATATCGCGGTCATCAATCCCTTCCTGCCGGGCCTCGGTATCCGGGGCCGCGCGACGGGCAGCATCGATTGGTCGCAAGCCTCCCTTACCGCCTTCCCCCGCGCCGATGCGCGGCTGGAGATCAAGCGCTTTGTCCGCACCAATTTGGGATCACGGTCGCAGCCGGTGGACATCAGCCTTGTCGGCCGCCTGCTGCCCGATGGCGGCAACGCCCGCGCGATCATCCGCCGTCTGGGCGCAGCTGTCGGCCGCATGCAGATCGACCTCACCCCCTTGCCGCCGGGCAATGCCAGCTGGACCGAGCGCCTGCTCGCCGCGCCGTTGTCGGGCGGCATTCGCTATAATGGCCCCGCCGACACGCTCTTCTCGCTCGCCGCGTTGGCGGACCAGAGCCTTGAGGGCAATATCGGCGTGGCAGCGGATTTCTCCGGCCGCGTGCAGACCCCGCGCCTGACCGGCGTCGTGCGCGCCAACGACCTGATTTACGAAAATGACGTCTACGGCACGCGCCTTACCAAGCTGCGCGTGCGCGGGCTGTTCACCAACGACCAGCTGGAGGTGACCGAACTGTCCGCCGTGGCGGGCAAGGGGACCGTCACCGGCAAGGGCTTTGTCAATCTCAGCTCCGAAAAGGGCTTCCCGCTGCAACTCGACCTCGACCTCAACCAGGCCCGCGTCGCGCGCAGCGAGCTGATCTCCACCACCGCCACGGGGCAGATCAGCGTCACCAATACTCCTGACGGTGACGCGCTGATCAGCGGGACGTTGCGTCTGCCCGAAACCCGTTTCAAGATCATCCGCCAGGGCGCAGCCTCGGTCGCCACCCTGACCGGTGTGCGGCGCAAGGCGGCATCGGGCCGTCCGCGTGTGTCGGGCGATGCCGACCCGATCAGCACGCTGCCCAGCAACTGGAAACTCGACATCAAACTGACCGCACCGGATGAACTTTATGTCAGCGGCATGGGGCTGGAGTCCGAATGGGGCGCCAACCTGCGCGTCACCGGCACCAGCAACGCGCCGCGCATGTCGGGCGAGATGGAACTGGTGCGCGGCACACTTGGCTTTGCCGGACGCTCGTTCGAACTGGAAAATGGCCGGATCAGCTTCAACGGCGGCCCCGCCACCAACCCGTCCATCCGCATCGCGGCGGCCAGCGAGGTCGACGGCACAACGGTGCGCGTCAATATTCGCGGCACCGGCCAGAACCCCGATATCAGCTTCAGCTCCACCCCTGCCTTGCCGCAGGACGAGATCATGGCGCGCATCCTGTTCGGCAACTCGATCGGCGAATTGAGCGCGATACAGGCGGTGCAGCTTGCCGCATCGCTCAACAATTTGCGCGGCGGATCGGGCGGGCTCAATCCGCTCAGCGTGCTGCAATCGGCCACCGGCCTCAACCGCCTGCGCATATTGGGCGCGGATCAGGCGACTGGCCGCGAAATGGCCGTGGCGTTCGGCCAATATATCACCAACGATGTCTATGTCGAAATCGTCACCGATGCGCGGGGCTATACCGCAACACAGCTGGAGATCAGCCTGACGCCTGCGCTTTCGGTGTTGAGCCAGATCGGCACCACCGGTACATCCAACGTCAACGTCCGCTACAAAAAGGATTATTGA
- a CDS encoding SRPBCC domain-containing protein: MTATQENGWELSVSTYIAAPPERVWDIMTNRMEEWFCPKPWRVEIIEQQWHSGGRSAMVMKGPEGEEHPQEGLFLEVVPGVRFVSTDSVVRAADGSLMPSGHFMLGIWEIAPEGDGTRYTARARHWDEATAKQHDDMGFQQGWGAATQQLKELAEG; encoded by the coding sequence ATGACCGCAACACAAGAAAATGGCTGGGAGCTTTCGGTAAGCACCTATATCGCCGCGCCACCCGAAAGGGTCTGGGATATCATGACCAACCGCATGGAAGAATGGTTTTGCCCCAAGCCCTGGCGGGTCGAAATCATCGAACAGCAGTGGCATAGCGGTGGACGCAGCGCGATGGTGATGAAAGGCCCGGAAGGCGAAGAGCATCCGCAAGAGGGCCTTTTCCTGGAAGTGGTGCCGGGCGTACGTTTCGTGTCCACCGATTCCGTTGTGCGGGCCGCGGACGGCAGCCTGATGCCATCGGGTCACTTCATGCTCGGCATCTGGGAAATCGCCCCCGAAGGTGACGGAACCCGCTACACCGCCCGCGCGCGCCACTGGGACGAGGCCACCGCCAAGCAGCATGACGACATGGGTTTCCAGCAAGGCTGGGGCGCGGCTACGCAGCAATTGAAGGAATTGGCGGAGGGTTAA
- a CDS encoding threonine aldolase family protein, whose product MRFFSDNAAPVHPKVMQAIADANQIDTAYDGDRWSAQLDARFSETFGCDVAVLWVATGTAANCLALTSLCQPHQGIICHHEAHIEVDECGAPGFYTGGAKLMLVDGDGAKVTPQAVGDLLGTIGNDVHQVQAAALSVTNATEYGLTYRPAEVAALGELCRTRHIGFHMDGARFGNAVASLGCHPADVTVRAGVDVLSFGFAKNGGMGAEALVYFDPAHADAARYRRKRAGHLQSKGRFLAVQLLAMLDDDLWLANARAANAAAAIIAGAAQGRLLYPVEANEIFVRLTAAEAASLRAQGFDFYDWGEGAARLVTSWHHTEDDVAPLARAIAAL is encoded by the coding sequence ATGCGTTTTTTCTCTGACAATGCGGCCCCCGTTCACCCCAAGGTGATGCAGGCCATCGCCGATGCGAACCAGATTGATACCGCCTATGATGGCGACCGTTGGAGCGCGCAGTTGGATGCCCGTTTTTCCGAGACGTTCGGCTGTGATGTAGCCGTGCTGTGGGTGGCCACCGGCACCGCCGCCAATTGCCTTGCACTCACCTCGCTGTGCCAACCGCATCAGGGCATTATTTGCCACCACGAAGCGCATATCGAGGTCGATGAATGCGGCGCGCCCGGATTTTATACGGGCGGCGCAAAGCTGATGCTGGTCGACGGCGATGGCGCGAAGGTTACGCCGCAGGCCGTTGGCGATTTGCTGGGGACGATCGGCAACGATGTGCATCAGGTTCAGGCCGCGGCGCTGTCGGTGACCAACGCCACTGAATATGGGCTGACCTACCGCCCTGCCGAAGTGGCGGCGTTGGGCGAACTGTGCCGGACACGCCATATCGGTTTCCATATGGACGGCGCGCGTTTCGGTAACGCGGTGGCGTCGCTTGGCTGCCATCCCGCCGACGTCACCGTTCGTGCAGGCGTCGATGTGCTGAGTTTCGGCTTTGCCAAAAATGGCGGCATGGGTGCGGAAGCACTGGTCTATTTCGACCCCGCCCATGCGGACGCCGCGCGCTATCGCCGCAAGCGTGCCGGTCATCTGCAATCCAAGGGACGGTTTCTGGCGGTGCAGTTGCTGGCGATGCTGGACGATGATTTGTGGCTGGCCAACGCCCGTGCGGCCAATGCGGCGGCGGCGATTATTGCCGGGGCGGCGCAAGGCCGTCTGCTCTATCCGGTCGAAGCCAACGAGATTTTCGTCCGCCTGACCGCCGCCGAAGCCGCCAGCCTGCGCGCGCAGGGCTTTGACTTTTACGACTGGGGCGAAGGTGCGGCGCGTCTGGTTACCAGTTGGCACCACACGGAAGACGATGTCGCACCGCTCGCCCGCGCGATTGCCGCGCTGTGA
- a CDS encoding WS/DGAT/MGAT family O-acyltransferase: protein MEQLSGQDASFVYLDTPNTPMHIGSVAIYDPSTAPGGFVRFKDILRHIEGRLDKARSFRQKLVRVPFDLDHPYWVEDANFDLEYHVRHIALPQPGDWRQLCIQVARLHARGMDLTKPLWEFNVVEGLDNIPGIPKGSFALVSKVHHAAIDGMSGVELSAAVHDLEPKEVPEPAPSSWKPESDPKLAEMLMRTWFNSVTQPVKFAKTVANTVPGIARLTKEIAGGDVSLKSTRMAPQTIFNGKVGPHRVFDGVVYSLADIRAIKDRIEGATVNDVILAIIGGALREYLMGHDALPKPSLTAMAPISVRADGEKESLGNLVSAMMVQLGTHIADPAERLRYIHKEVKNSKAMTNAVGARTLTDYSQFMPAALAGLGARLYTRLGISNLHSPAFNCVATNVPGPRVPLYFAGAKLVRMMGLGPVFDGMGLINTIYSYGPEIAISFTSDRAIMPDPSAYAAALQRSFEALRDADFSEVKVAKAAKPAKKAKAKTK, encoded by the coding sequence ATGGAGCAACTAAGCGGGCAAGACGCGAGTTTCGTCTATCTGGATACGCCGAACACGCCGATGCACATCGGGTCGGTCGCGATTTATGACCCTTCCACGGCGCCCGGCGGGTTCGTCCGCTTCAAGGATATCTTGCGGCATATCGAAGGGCGCTTGGACAAGGCACGCAGTTTCCGCCAGAAACTGGTGCGCGTGCCGTTCGACCTCGACCATCCCTATTGGGTCGAGGATGCGAATTTCGATCTCGAATATCATGTCCGCCACATCGCCCTGCCGCAACCGGGGGACTGGCGGCAATTGTGCATCCAGGTCGCGCGTCTGCATGCGCGGGGAATGGACCTGACCAAGCCGCTTTGGGAGTTCAACGTAGTCGAGGGGCTCGACAATATCCCCGGCATTCCCAAGGGCAGCTTTGCCCTCGTATCCAAGGTCCACCACGCCGCAATTGACGGCATGTCGGGCGTGGAACTGAGCGCGGCGGTGCATGATCTGGAACCCAAGGAAGTGCCCGAACCCGCGCCATCAAGCTGGAAGCCGGAGAGCGATCCGAAGCTTGCCGAAATGCTGATGCGGACATGGTTCAATTCGGTGACCCAGCCGGTGAAATTCGCCAAAACCGTCGCCAACACCGTGCCCGGCATTGCGCGGCTGACCAAGGAAATTGCGGGCGGTGACGTCTCGCTGAAATCCACGCGCATGGCGCCGCAGACGATCTTCAACGGCAAGGTCGGCCCGCACCGGGTGTTTGACGGCGTGGTCTATTCGCTCGCCGATATCCGCGCGATCAAGGACCGGATCGAGGGCGCGACCGTCAACGACGTGATCCTCGCCATCATCGGCGGGGCCTTGCGCGAATATCTGATGGGCCACGACGCCCTGCCCAAGCCCAGCCTGACCGCGATGGCCCCCATTTCGGTGCGGGCAGATGGCGAGAAGGAATCGCTCGGCAACCTTGTTTCCGCCATGATGGTGCAGCTTGGCACGCATATCGCCGATCCGGCGGAGCGGCTGCGCTATATCCATAAGGAAGTGAAGAACAGCAAGGCAATGACCAACGCCGTCGGCGCGCGGACGCTGACCGATTATAGCCAGTTCATGCCCGCCGCACTCGCCGGACTGGGCGCGCGGCTATATACAAGGCTCGGCATATCGAACCTGCACTCGCCCGCGTTCAACTGCGTCGCCACCAACGTCCCCGGCCCGCGCGTCCCGCTCTATTTTGCAGGCGCAAAGCTGGTGCGGATGATGGGTCTGGGGCCGGTGTTCGACGGCATGGGCCTGATCAACACGATCTACAGCTATGGCCCGGAAATCGCCATTTCCTTCACCAGCGACCGCGCGATCATGCCCGACCCGTCGGCCTATGCCGCCGCGCTGCAACGCTCCTTCGAAGCGCTGCGCGACGCGGATTTCAGCGAGGTGAAGGTGGCGAAGGCAGCGAAGCCTGCGAAGAAGGCTAAGGCGAAGACTAAGTAA
- a CDS encoding glutathione S-transferase family protein — protein sequence MWHLHQYPLCPFSRKVRLLLGEKGVPYSLVRENPWEQRDDFLQMNPAGRTPVMRDAERHITLVDSVAISEYIDETVSANPMISGTAQYRAEIRRLVAWFDEQFYGDVTQPLLHERMKKRLIDRQPPDSRVLREAMKLANGHLDYVDYLIDHRAWMAGSVMSMADLAAAAQISVADYLGGIDWTGHEQTKAWYAMFKSRPSFRPLLSERMEVITPPKHYEQVDF from the coding sequence ATGTGGCACCTTCATCAATATCCGCTTTGTCCGTTCTCGCGCAAAGTGCGTTTGCTGTTGGGGGAAAAGGGCGTGCCCTATAGTCTGGTGCGCGAAAATCCGTGGGAACAGCGCGACGATTTTCTGCAGATGAACCCGGCGGGACGCACCCCTGTGATGCGCGATGCGGAACGGCACATCACGCTGGTCGATTCCGTCGCCATCTCCGAATATATTGACGAGACGGTCTCCGCCAATCCGATGATCAGCGGCACGGCCCAGTATCGCGCCGAAATCCGCCGTCTGGTGGCGTGGTTTGACGAACAATTTTACGGCGACGTGACGCAACCGCTGCTGCACGAGCGTATGAAAAAGCGCTTGATCGACCGCCAGCCCCCCGACAGCCGCGTGCTGCGCGAGGCGATGAAGCTGGCCAACGGCCATCTGGATTATGTCGACTATCTGATCGACCACCGCGCCTGGATGGCCGGATCGGTGATGAGCATGGCCGACCTTGCCGCCGCCGCGCAGATTTCGGTCGCCGACTATCTGGGCGGTATCGACTGGACCGGGCATGAGCAGACCAAGGCGTGGTACGCGATGTTCAAATCCCGCCCCAGCTTCCGCCCGCTGCTGTCCGAACGCATGGAAGTCATTACGCCGCCCAAGCATTATGAACAGGTGGATTTTTAG
- a CDS encoding autotransporter assembly complex protein TamA — protein sequence MIRSIALLHLAFATAPVLAQNPAGAAETVPVPVPPAPEESGKPIISDEEFDAAIPSLDDKPLESVEEWQREQDARDETGASEDVRQQTRQTAEEAANPALRDGDAVEILSDPPVVDPLLDEPLPSIDVFDAEPPPQPTEAAENENNQSVRYVVKINGLDPEASADIAVDADGNIYRTSLRRFYDLSALGRNGGRADTRAVVSQRARADRQLLLDILTSEGFYDATVRVATERTNAAAAEGNGPSAAEPLNVTLNVVPGRRYYLGEIRFETKTVEPADLITSNFVPKSGDPIVADTILAAEANISIKLPENGYPFATVGQRDILLDSENGLGDYTLPVDPGARSVFGQIKSEGTEAFDAEHVAILRRFKTGDLYDSRKVDDLRAALVATGLLSTVSVEPVPGEGTAPDGTPYADLLVRQEAGPARTLAISAGYGTGQGPRVEGSWTHRNLFPPEGSLTAAGALGTREQAASVAFSRANAGRRDRTFEMSLSALHSNYDAFEAYTGRIAAFYSYASTPIWQKKFTWSAGLEILATSEDQFDVARGLRDRRIYYVAALPGQVGFDRSDDLLNPTKGYRLNLRLSPEASLGGGKRIYARAILDGSYYYSPTDSLVLAARGRVGTISGTGRDDLAPSRRFYGGGGGSVRGFGYQQLGPKDLNGDPIGGRSMNEAALEARYRFGNFGVAGFVDAGQVYESSIPKFDDWRFGLGIGGRFYTNFGPVRLDLATPLNRKQGESKISVYVSIGQAF from the coding sequence TTGATCCGATCCATTGCTCTATTGCATCTCGCTTTTGCGACGGCCCCCGTGCTTGCCCAGAATCCGGCCGGCGCGGCTGAAACTGTGCCTGTGCCGGTTCCACCGGCGCCTGAAGAGTCCGGCAAGCCCATCATCAGCGACGAAGAATTTGACGCCGCGATTCCCAGCCTTGACGACAAGCCGCTGGAATCGGTGGAGGAATGGCAGCGCGAGCAGGACGCCCGCGATGAAACGGGCGCGAGCGAAGATGTCCGGCAGCAGACCCGGCAAACCGCAGAGGAAGCCGCAAATCCGGCCTTGCGCGACGGCGACGCGGTCGAAATTCTGAGCGATCCGCCGGTCGTCGACCCTCTGTTGGATGAACCGCTGCCATCGATCGATGTGTTCGACGCCGAACCGCCGCCGCAACCCACCGAAGCGGCGGAAAATGAAAACAACCAGTCGGTCCGCTATGTGGTCAAGATCAACGGACTGGATCCGGAAGCAAGCGCCGACATTGCGGTCGACGCCGACGGAAATATCTATCGCACCAGTCTGCGCCGCTTTTACGATCTGTCCGCGCTGGGTAGAAATGGCGGGCGTGCCGATACCCGCGCCGTGGTCAGCCAGCGCGCGCGGGCCGACCGGCAGTTGCTGCTCGATATCCTGACCAGCGAAGGTTTTTACGATGCCACCGTGCGCGTGGCGACCGAGCGGACCAATGCGGCGGCAGCGGAAGGCAATGGGCCTTCTGCGGCAGAGCCACTGAATGTCACCCTGAATGTTGTTCCCGGTCGGCGTTATTATCTGGGCGAAATCCGTTTCGAAACGAAAACGGTCGAGCCTGCGGACCTGATCACCAGCAATTTCGTGCCCAAAAGCGGCGATCCCATTGTTGCCGACACGATCCTGGCCGCCGAAGCCAATATTTCGATCAAGCTGCCTGAAAATGGCTATCCCTTCGCAACCGTCGGACAGCGCGACATATTGCTCGATAGCGAAAACGGGCTCGGGGATTATACCCTGCCGGTCGATCCCGGTGCGCGCAGCGTGTTTGGGCAGATCAAGAGCGAGGGCACCGAAGCCTTTGACGCCGAACATGTCGCCATATTACGGCGCTTCAAGACAGGCGATCTGTACGACAGCCGCAAGGTCGATGATCTGCGTGCTGCACTGGTTGCCACCGGATTGCTCTCGACCGTGTCGGTCGAACCTGTGCCCGGCGAAGGGACGGCTCCTGACGGCACGCCCTATGCGGATTTGCTTGTCCGGCAAGAGGCGGGGCCTGCACGCACCCTTGCGATCAGTGCCGGTTATGGCACCGGCCAGGGCCCTCGGGTCGAAGGAAGCTGGACCCATCGGAATCTGTTCCCACCCGAAGGGTCGCTGACCGCGGCAGGGGCACTGGGCACGCGGGAACAGGCGGCAAGCGTTGCCTTTTCGCGCGCTAATGCCGGACGACGCGACCGCACCTTTGAAATGTCCTTGTCGGCGTTGCACAGCAATTATGACGCGTTTGAAGCCTATACCGGACGGATCGCTGCCTTTTACAGCTATGCCTCGACACCGATCTGGCAGAAGAAATTTACTTGGTCGGCGGGTCTCGAAATTTTGGCCACATCGGAAGACCAGTTTGACGTGGCGCGCGGCCTTCGCGACCGGCGCATCTATTATGTCGCGGCGCTGCCGGGGCAGGTCGGTTTTGACCGCTCGGACGATTTGCTGAACCCGACCAAAGGCTATCGCCTGAATTTGCGGCTGTCCCCCGAAGCATCGCTGGGTGGCGGAAAGCGGATTTACGCCCGCGCCATTCTCGACGGGTCCTATTATTATTCGCCGACCGACAGCCTTGTATTGGCCGCGCGCGGGCGCGTCGGTACGATCAGCGGAACCGGACGCGATGATCTGGCACCCTCGCGGCGTTTCTATGGCGGTGGCGGCGGGTCGGTGCGTGGCTTTGGCTATCAGCAATTGGGACCGAAGGACTTGAACGGCGACCCCATTGGCGGGCGCAGCATGAACGAAGCCGCGCTGGAGGCACGCTACCGCTTTGGCAATTTCGGTGTCGCGGGCTTTGTCGACGCCGGGCAGGTTTATGAAAGCAGCATTCCCAAATTTGACGACTGGCGCTTCGGCCTTGGCATTGGCGGGCGCTTCTACACCAATTTCGGACCGGTCCGGCTGGATCTGGCGACACCGCTGAACCGGAAACAGGGCGAGTCCAAGATCAGCGTCTATGTCTCGATCGGACAGGCGTTTTGA
- a CDS encoding DMT family transporter: protein MSRSDPEPIAEPGLLTPRVLIPFLFVSVIWGSTWFVIRDQLSVVPSSWSVTYRFTVASIGMFLLALVMRQPLRIDREFLGWAAFLGLVQFSLNFNFVYLAEHHITSGLVAVIFALLIIPNAILGKWWLGRPIGRPFIIGSAIATTGVGLLMLREYRVAPVGGTEVLIGLSFTIAAVFFASISNVLQVTPRIARFPTVTILAWSMLCGAIINAIIAFVVAGPPVIDPRPAYLGGVLYLGIVGTVLTFPFYFRLIRDIGPGKAAYTGVLIPVIAMLISTALEGYEWSLLAISGAALAMIGLVVAMQTRKA from the coding sequence GTGAGCCGGTCCGACCCTGAACCCATTGCCGAACCCGGGCTGCTGACGCCGCGCGTCCTGATCCCGTTTTTGTTCGTGTCGGTGATCTGGGGGTCGACCTGGTTCGTGATCCGCGACCAATTGAGCGTCGTCCCTTCCAGCTGGTCGGTCACCTACCGCTTCACCGTGGCCTCCATCGGTATGTTCCTTCTGGCGCTGGTGATGCGCCAGCCGCTTCGGATTGACCGGGAGTTTCTGGGCTGGGCCGCTTTTCTGGGGCTGGTCCAGTTTTCGCTGAATTTCAACTTCGTCTATCTGGCGGAACATCACATTACCTCAGGGCTGGTCGCCGTGATCTTCGCGTTGCTGATCATCCCCAACGCAATCCTCGGCAAATGGTGGCTGGGGCGTCCAATCGGACGGCCGTTCATCATCGGGTCTGCCATTGCCACCACCGGTGTCGGCTTGCTGATGCTGCGCGAATATCGCGTTGCACCGGTCGGCGGAACGGAGGTGCTCATCGGACTGTCCTTCACCATCGCGGCCGTGTTCTTTGCCTCCATTTCCAATGTGCTGCAGGTGACGCCCCGCATCGCCCGTTTTCCCACTGTGACAATATTGGCCTGGTCGATGCTCTGCGGCGCAATCATCAACGCCATCATCGCGTTTGTCGTTGCCGGCCCGCCGGTCATCGACCCGCGCCCGGCCTATCTGGGTGGCGTGCTTTATCTCGGCATAGTCGGAACCGTTCTCACCTTCCCCTTCTATTTCCGCCTGATCCGCGACATCGGCCCCGGCAAGGCCGCCTATACCGGCGTGCTGATTCCGGTGATCGCGATGCTGATCTCGACCGCTCTTGAAGGATATGAATGGTCGCTGCTCGCCATTTCAGGCGCGGCGCTGGCGATGATCGGGCTCGTCGTCGCCATGCAAACGCGCAAAGCTTAG